The stretch of DNA TTCGCTGGCTGCCACGGTAACGGTCACCGGCCGGCCCTCGCCGTGTTCGACGGCGTTCAGGATCAGGTTCCGGAGGATCCTGTCGATCCGGCGCGCGTCCATGTCCACCACGATGGCGCCGGCGGGGGCACTCAGAACGATCTCTGAGCCGTACTCCGCGGCCACGGGCGACGCGCCCTCGATGACGTGGGCGATCACTTGGAGGATATCTTCCGGTTCGGCGTCCAGCACCGCCACGCCGGCGTCGAAGCGGGAGATCTCCAGCAGGTCCGAGAGCAGCGACTGGAACCGCTCCACCTGGTTGTAGAGCAACTCGGCGGACCGTTTGTTGATGGGGTCGAAATCGTCACGGGCGTCATACAGCACTTCGGCCGCCATCCTGACCGTGGTCAAGGGAGTGCGCAGTTCGTGGGATACATCGGACACAAAGCGCTGCTGCATCTGCGAAAGGGTGGCCAGCTGGGTGATTTGCTCCTGCAGGCTGGCAGCCATGTGGTTGAAGGAGGCGCCCAGCCGGGCCACCTCGTCCTCGCCACGGACCACCATCCGTTCCTGCAGCTGCCCGGCGGCCAGCTTCTCCGACACCATCGCCGCGTGGCTGACCGGGCTCACCACGTTGCGTGTGACGTACCAGGCCACGGCACCGATCAGGAGCACCAGCACAGCGCCGCCGGCCCAGAGGACGCTCTGGATCTCGTCCAGCGTCTGCTGCGCAGTATTAAGGTCATAAATCAGATACAGCTCATAGACCGTGCCGTTGAAGGTCACCTTGTTACCGACTGCGATGCCTGGCCGGTCCTCCGTGCCCACGGGGATCACGGTGGACGCCCAGTACTGGTCTTTGCCGGACTCCTGCACCGCCTTGCGGAGCTCAGGCGGGATGACACTGACTGTCAGCTGGTCCGATGCCCGGGATTCCACCCAGCGGTTCCGTGGTTTGGTCTGCTCCGGCATGGCTTCGAAGACGTAGCGGCGCTGGATCACGGAGCCACGGCCCTCCACGGCGTTCAGGGTGTCGTAGACCAGGGTGATGACGCTTGACTGGTCGGTGACCTGGGCGCCGTCGAACGTCTCCTGGACCTGCTTGACGTTGTACCGGGTTTCCGATTCGGCCTGCGTGAGCCGTTCCTGGAAGAGGTTGTTGGCGATCTGGTTCGACAGGTAGGCGCCAACTACGGCGAACGACGTGACTGCCAGAAGCAGTGTGGTGAGGACTGTCCTGAACTGCAGGGATCGGCGCCAACGCTTGTGCAGTGCGTGTCCGACGTAACGCAGGGCCGGCAGGAAGCGGAGGATGCCGGTCTTTACGAGCCTGGCCACCCTGAGGCTGACAATGACGGCACGCCGCTGCCAAATCCGCACGCGGAAGGCGAACTGTCTGAATCCGGGGCTCATGGCGTCCGTGTGCTCCGGCGCCGGGTGGTGCTGCGCGGTTTGATGGTGCTGCGGCTCGTTGCGCGGCTCCAGTTGTTGGTGCGGCTCTACCACGGCACGCTGTTCCGAGTCCGCTGCTTCTCCCGGGGTCGCCTGGGCGGGGACGCCGGACCGGCGTTCCCCGTCGGAGGAAGCGGGGTCAGGCCCCTGCTTTGTAGCCGACACCACGTACCGTCAATACAACTTCCGGAGCTTCCGGGTCCTGCTCGATCTTGGACCGCAGGCGCTGGACATGGACGTTGACCAGGCGGGTGTCCGCCGCATGGCGGTACCCCCACACCTGTTCAAGCAGCAGTTCACGGGTGAATACCTGCCACGGCTTGCGGGCGAGGGCCACCAGGAGGTCGAACTCCAGCGGCGTCAGGGAGATCCGTTCGCTCCCGCGGCTTACCGTGTGTCCGGCAACGTCAATGGTGATGTCCGCGATCCGCAGGGTCTCGGGTGCCTTCTGGTCCCCCGGGCGGAGCCTGGCCCGGACCCGTGCCACAAGTTCGGCGGGCTTGAACGGTTTTGGCACGTAGTCATCGGCGCCGGATTCGAGGCCGCGGACGACGTCGGAGGTGTCCGCCTTGGCCGTGAGCATGACGATGGGCACGTCTGACTCAGCGCGGACCTGCCGGCAGACCTCAATGCCGTCCACGCCGGGAAGCATAAGGTCCAGCAGGACCAGGTCCGGCCGCGATGACCGGAAGATGTCAAGCGCCTGGGCGCCGTCCGCGCAGAAAACGGGTTCAAAGCCGTCGTTGCGAAGAACAATTCCAATCATTTCGGCCAGCGCTTCGTCATCGTCAACCACCAGAATGCGTGCCTTCATAGTTATATATTCCCTTATCAGGGGGGCTTTGTCCTGTTCAGCGGCTTCGGCATGGCGGAACGCTAGGACGTCCGACGCCGGAACTATAGGCTGGGACCGTGCCGGACCTTCCCGGCGGCTTACGGCTGTCAGGGCCCGGCCGCGGGACGACGGCACGGCCGGAATGGGGGAAGGAAGAGCGTGTCAGGACAGGATTCAGGCCGGGAGGAACCGGCCGGAGCGGAGCAGCCCTCCGACGGTTCCCGGGAACCTTGGCCAGGCCAAAGCCAAGACGGCAGCGGCGGATACCCGCGCGGCAGAAGCGATGACGGTTGGGTGGCTCCCAACCGGGACACTGCCGGCGGTGGCAGCGGGACGTGGGGTGGCACGCCGTCGTGGGGTCCCCCCGGGCCGTGGTCCCAGCAGCCGGGCCCGCATGGCCAAGCCAGTCAGGTTCCGGGCCAGCCGCCGTACGGCCAGCAGGCTCCGTGGAATGGTCCCCCGCCGGCTTATCCGGGCGCAGGCTATCATCAGCACCCCTACGGAACCCCCTATGGACCCGGCTCCGGGAACCGGTACGGCAACCAGTTTGGAAGTCCCTACGGACAGCCCCGCTATGTTGCCCCGCCAAAGCCCGGCATCGTTCCCCTGCGGCCCCTGATGTTTGGCGAGATCCTTGACGGCTCCTTCCAGGCCATCCGCCGGAACCCGAAAGCCATGCTGGGTGCCGCCCTGCTGGCGCAGTCGCTCTCGGCGATCCTGGCCGCCGTCGTCACGGCAGTGACCGCCACATCTGCCGGCTCCATCGAGGCCTGGGTGGAGGGTGCCAGCCCCGCGGATTTGGCCGGCATGGGATTCGGCTTCGCAGGCGCCATCCTGGTGGTCAGTATCCTGACGCTCATCATCTCCGCAGTGCTCCAGGGGGCCATGGTGGTACCTGTTGCCCGCTCGATCCTCAACAGGCCTACAGGGTTCCGCCAGATGTGGGCCCTGGCCAAATCGAGGGCCGGTGCGCTGATTGGCCTCGCTGCACTGCTGGTGGCTGCCGTGCTGTTTGCCTTCGTGGTCTTCGGCGGCGTGGCTTTCGCGCTCATCGCCGGAACCGACAGGGCAGTGGGCGCGCTGTTCCTGATTCCCCTGGTCCCTGCCTTCTTCGCAGCGTTTGCCTGGATCGCCATCAAAGTCATGGTCGCCCCTGCCGCGGTGGTCATCGAGGAAGTCGGTCCCCTCGCCGCCCTGCGCCGGTCCTGGCAGCTGACCCGCGCCAACTGGTGGCGGATCTTCGGAATGACCCTGGTGGTAAGTCTTCTGGTGGGTGTGATCAGCCAGGTGGTGATGATCCCCGTCAGCCTGTTGACCAGTTTCCTCGGCTCCGTGGTCTCGCCCCACGGCGGTTCCGGACAGGATGCGGGGATGGCGGTGGCTGTTGGAATTGCAACCGCCGTCCTTGGCGCCCTGGTGGGCGCGTTGGGCTACGCCTTCCAGACTTCGGTGATGTCCTTGCTGTACATGGACCTCCGGATGCGGAAGGACGGCCTGGACATCACGCTCCTCCGCCTGCTTGAGACGGGTGCTGATCCCGACGGCGTCCCTGGCCGGGGCACTGCAATCAGCGCACCGGGCCACGGATCCCAAGGACCGACTGGAAGTGCATGGCCGGATGTCCGCTGAACCGCCAGTGCTTCCCGAGGCGGAACAGGCACGCAGGTGGGCCGCGGAGGAGCTGGCGAAGCCAGAGTACCGGCAGGCCGAGCCATCCTGGCTGGAAAGCGTGTGGCGCGGCTTCCTCGAGTGGCTTGGTTCCCTGGACGGGCCGTCGGGACCTGACGGGTCCGTTCCCACCCCTGTCATCGGCATCGTTATCGTCCTGGTCATCGCCGTCGCCATTATCCTGGCCCGCCCACGGCTCAACCCGGCAGCCCGGAAGCCGAAGGATGTCTTTGGTGCTGACACCACCATCACCTCCACGGACTACCGCCGCCGCGCCGCTGAGGCCGCGGCCGCCGGAAAGTGGGGCGACGCCGTCGTCGACTGTTTCCGTGCCCTGGTGCGCTCGGCCGAGGAAAGGGCGGTCATCGACGCACAGCCGGGCCGGACCGCCGATGAAACCGCACGCGAGCTCTCCGTGCCGTTCAGGGCTGAGGCACAGCGGCTGGCAGAGGCAGCCGCGGCCTTCGACGCGGTCCGCTACGGCAACAGGCCTGCCGGCGGCGCGGAGTACCAGGGCATGGTCCGGCTCGACGACGCACTGGCGGCCGCCAAACCTGAACGTCCCTCGGACCGGCATCAGCCGGCGGTCCTGCCTTGACCGGCCCCGCGACGGAGGCTGCCCGGGACGCGGGCACGGAGCGGGCTGCCGTCCGGTCCTTCCGGTCCCGGCTTCGCCGCCACCGGGGACTTGCCGCATTCGGCGCTCTGGTGGCCGTCGGGCTTGGCCTGGTGATCTGGGGCCAACTGGCGCCCAAGGGGGACGTCGTCCCACTGTCCGTGAACAATGCCGGTCCCGGCGGAGCACGCGCCGTCGCCCAAATCCTTGGCGACCACGGGGTCCGGGTCCATGACGTCCGGGACTACGACGCAGCGATGGCCGCCCTGGAGAGCAATTCATCCGCCACCCTCCTGCTTTACGACAGGAACGGAGCCCTGGACGGGCAGCGCATCAGAGACCTCGCGGCCGCAAGTGCCCGGGTAGTGGTGGTCACGCCACGCTTCGAGACGCTCCGCGCCCTGGACGGCGGCGTCAGGCAGGCCGGCGTAGTTCCGGACGGCGCCCCCGCGTTGGACGCCGCCTGCTCCCTTCCCGATGCGCAGGCAGCAGGCCAGGTCAGCGGCGGGTCAGCATTCGTGTACGACGGCGGGACCACCTGTTTCCGCCCGTCCGGCTCGACCGCCGGGGTACTTGCGGCCGGCGCCAACGGCAGGCAGGTGGTCCTCGGCAGCACCGCAGTGCTGGGGAACGAACGTCTGGACGAGCTGGGAAATGCCGCCCTCGGGCTGCGGCTGCTGGGCGGGTCGGCTGACCTCGTGTGGTACTTGCCGTCGCTGGAGGACATGGACCTCACCGGTTCGCCGCGCACCCTCGACGAATTGGCTCCGGACTGGGCGCGTTTCGTGGGCCCGTGGCTGGTGGTCGTCGCCCTCGCCGCTATCGCCTGGCGCGGCCGCAGGCATGGACCGCTGGTTTTCGAGCCCCTTCCCGTGGTGGTCAAGGCGGTGGAGACTGCGGAGGGCCGCGCCCGGCTGTACCACGACTACCGGGCCATGGGCCAGGCCCGGGACAACCTGCGCTCAGGCACGTTGTCCCGCCTGGCTACGGCCCTCCGGCTTGGTCCGGGAGCTACCGCAGAGGCCATCATTGATGCCGCCGCACGGCACTTGGCCCGGCCGGCGTCCACGGTCAGCGACCTTGTCAATGAACATCCCCGCAGCGAGGCCCGCCTGGTGGCCTGGGCCCGGGAACTGCACACCCTGGAGAAAGAGGTCAAAAGACGATGAGTGAACATGGCAGCGGCCAGCGGGTCCTTGACCCGATGGAGCACGACTCCGCCCGGCAGGCGCTCCTGGACGTCCGGAAAGAAGTGGCCAAAGCCGTTGTGGGACAGGACGCCACCGTCACCGGCTTGCTGATAGCCCTGCTGTCACAAGGCCATGTCCTCCTGGAGGGGGTGCCCGGCGTCGCCAAGACCCTGCTGGTGCGGGCGTTGTCCGCGGCACTGGACCTGGAGACCAAACGCGTCCAGTTCACCCCGGATCTCATGCCCGGGGATGTGACAGGGTCGCTGGTCTACGATTCCCACACGTCCGAATTCACGTTCCGGGAGGGGCCGGTCTTCACCAACCTGCTGCTGGCCGACGAAATCAACAGGACCCCGCCCAAGACGCAGGCCTCGCTGCTCGAAGCCATGGAAGAACGCCAGGTCTCGGTGGACGGGGAACCCCGCCCGCTGCCATCGCCTTTCCTGGTGGCCGCCACGCAAAACCCGGTGGAGTACGAGGGAACCTATCCCCTTCCGGAGGCGCAGCTGGACCGGTTCCTGCTCAAGCTCACCATGCCATTGCCGGAGCGCAGCGACGAGATGGAAGTCATCAGGCGCCACGCCGCGGGTTTCGACCCCCGGGACCTGGCAGCGGCTGGTGTGCGTCCTGTGGCGGACGCGAGTGACCTTGAGCGGGCCAGGCAGGCAGTGGCCGGCGTGGACGTGGCCCCCGAAATCATCGGCTACATCGTTGACCTAGTGCGGGCGACCCGAACTGCGCCGTCCTTCCTGCTGGGCGTTTCGCCACGCGGGGCGACGGCGCTGCTGAACACGTCCCGGGCCTGGGCATGGCTGTCCGGGAGGCCGTTCGTCACGCCGGACGACGTCAAGGCACTGGCCCTCCCCTGCCTGCGGCACCGCGTCGCCCTGCAGCCCGAAGCACAGATGGACGGGGTGCAGGTGGACGACGTGCTGGGCAGCATCCTGGCGTCAGTCCCCGTCCCGCGCTGATGGCCATTTCCGGGCGCTTCGTCCTCCTGGTGCTCCTGGGCCTGGTGCCGGTCCTGCTGCTGCCGGGATGGGGCTCGTTCTTCACCGTGGGCGCTGTCCTTGCAGCCGTTGCAGGCGCCGACCTTGCCCTGGCCGGATCGCCCCGCCTACTGCGGGCCGTCCGCAGCGGGCCTGCCAACGTTGCCCTGAATGCGACGGCGCCAGCCACGCTCACCATCCACAACGGTGGGCGGCGCCGTTTGCGCGGTAGCTTCCGCGACGCCTGGCAGCCTTCGGCCGGGGCGGCCAACCCGATCCAGCTGGTAGATGTGCCCGCGGGCGAAAGCCGGAGTGCCGCCGTCGTGCTCAGGCCTGTCCGGCGCGGGGACCTGAAATCCCCGCACGTCACCTTCCGCTCCTTCGGACCCATGAGGCTTGCCGCACGGCAACGGACTGTCGCTTGCCCCGGGTCGATCCGGGTGCTCCCGCCGTTCAACTCCCGGCGGCACCTGCCCTCGAAGCTGCAAAAGCTCCGCGAGCTCGACGGCAAGGCGGCGGTCCAGATCCGCGGTGCCGGCACCGAGTTCGACTCC from Pseudarthrobacter chlorophenolicus A6 encodes:
- a CDS encoding DUF4129 domain-containing protein; its protein translation is MSAEPPVLPEAEQARRWAAEELAKPEYRQAEPSWLESVWRGFLEWLGSLDGPSGPDGSVPTPVIGIVIVLVIAVAIILARPRLNPAARKPKDVFGADTTITSTDYRRRAAEAAAAGKWGDAVVDCFRALVRSAEERAVIDAQPGRTADETARELSVPFRAEAQRLAEAAAAFDAVRYGNRPAGGAEYQGMVRLDDALAAAKPERPSDRHQPAVLP
- a CDS encoding DUF7847 domain-containing protein, with translation MFGEILDGSFQAIRRNPKAMLGAALLAQSLSAILAAVVTAVTATSAGSIEAWVEGASPADLAGMGFGFAGAILVVSILTLIISAVLQGAMVVPVARSILNRPTGFRQMWALAKSRAGALIGLAALLVAAVLFAFVVFGGVAFALIAGTDRAVGALFLIPLVPAFFAAFAWIAIKVMVAPAAVVIEEVGPLAALRRSWQLTRANWWRIFGMTLVVSLLVGVISQVVMIPVSLLTSFLGSVVSPHGGSGQDAGMAVAVGIATAVLGALVGALGYAFQTSVMSLLYMDLRMRKDGLDITLLRLLETGADPDGVPGRGTAISAPGHGSQGPTGSAWPDVR
- the mtrA gene encoding MtrAB system response regulator MtrA; the encoded protein is MKARILVVDDDEALAEMIGIVLRNDGFEPVFCADGAQALDIFRSSRPDLVLLDLMLPGVDGIEVCRQVRAESDVPIVMLTAKADTSDVVRGLESGADDYVPKPFKPAELVARVRARLRPGDQKAPETLRIADITIDVAGHTVSRGSERISLTPLEFDLLVALARKPWQVFTRELLLEQVWGYRHAADTRLVNVHVQRLRSKIEQDPEAPEVVLTVRGVGYKAGA
- a CDS encoding AAA family ATPase — translated: MSEHGSGQRVLDPMEHDSARQALLDVRKEVAKAVVGQDATVTGLLIALLSQGHVLLEGVPGVAKTLLVRALSAALDLETKRVQFTPDLMPGDVTGSLVYDSHTSEFTFREGPVFTNLLLADEINRTPPKTQASLLEAMEERQVSVDGEPRPLPSPFLVAATQNPVEYEGTYPLPEAQLDRFLLKLTMPLPERSDEMEVIRRHAAGFDPRDLAAAGVRPVADASDLERARQAVAGVDVAPEIIGYIVDLVRATRTAPSFLLGVSPRGATALLNTSRAWAWLSGRPFVTPDDVKALALPCLRHRVALQPEAQMDGVQVDDVLGSILASVPVPR
- a CDS encoding DUF4350 domain-containing protein, which produces MTGPATEAARDAGTERAAVRSFRSRLRRHRGLAAFGALVAVGLGLVIWGQLAPKGDVVPLSVNNAGPGGARAVAQILGDHGVRVHDVRDYDAAMAALESNSSATLLLYDRNGALDGQRIRDLAAASARVVVVTPRFETLRALDGGVRQAGVVPDGAPALDAACSLPDAQAAGQVSGGSAFVYDGGTTCFRPSGSTAGVLAAGANGRQVVLGSTAVLGNERLDELGNAALGLRLLGGSADLVWYLPSLEDMDLTGSPRTLDELAPDWARFVGPWLVVVALAAIAWRGRRHGPLVFEPLPVVVKAVETAEGRARLYHDYRAMGQARDNLRSGTLSRLATALRLGPGATAEAIIDAAARHLARPASTVSDLVNEHPRSEARLVAWARELHTLEKEVKRR
- the mtrB gene encoding MtrAB system histidine kinase MtrB, translated to MSPGFRQFAFRVRIWQRRAVIVSLRVARLVKTGILRFLPALRYVGHALHKRWRRSLQFRTVLTTLLLAVTSFAVVGAYLSNQIANNLFQERLTQAESETRYNVKQVQETFDGAQVTDQSSVITLVYDTLNAVEGRGSVIQRRYVFEAMPEQTKPRNRWVESRASDQLTVSVIPPELRKAVQESGKDQYWASTVIPVGTEDRPGIAVGNKVTFNGTVYELYLIYDLNTAQQTLDEIQSVLWAGGAVLVLLIGAVAWYVTRNVVSPVSHAAMVSEKLAAGQLQERMVVRGEDEVARLGASFNHMAASLQEQITQLATLSQMQQRFVSDVSHELRTPLTTVRMAAEVLYDARDDFDPINKRSAELLYNQVERFQSLLSDLLEISRFDAGVAVLDAEPEDILQVIAHVIEGASPVAAEYGSEIVLSAPAGAIVVDMDARRIDRILRNLILNAVEHGEGRPVTVTVAASETAVGIAVRDHGIGMEPSEAARVFDRFWRADPARARTTGGSGLGLSIAAEDTKLHNGWLQAWGRKGSGANFRLTLPLRQGEEIGNSPVQLEPEDNITTGEPGSVPREPDTRNILVLETGAARLAPLPTTKENP